The Bubalus bubalis isolate 160015118507 breed Murrah chromosome 8, NDDB_SH_1, whole genome shotgun sequence sequence gtggtttttttttaaaaagtgtcaggAAAGAGTCCTCAGTGTGTAATGGTAGCCAGATTGTGtttttcttgggggaaaaaatctgatGGGTTAAGCTTTCTCAGTAAGAATGGTTTTCCTTGAGCAGCTCTTTCTGGAGTGAAGAGGGgcgagggtggggctgggagtgTGAGTAATGCGGTTTTACCCTGTGAGCACCGACCTTCACGTCTTCTGAGTTGGGATTTGTGCACATGAGGAAGTCTTGGTGTGCATGTGAACTTGAGTCAGAAGAGTTAACGGTTTGCGGGACGTGGGGTGGAGATTTCTTCTCCTGGGTTCAGAGTCCGCTGGGGGACGAGCCTCTCGGCCTCTGCCTGGGACTCAGAGATGCGCGCGCTCTGCACTGGCAGCTCCCCCGTCTCTCGTGGTCCCTGTGGCAGTGATTCTTCTCCAATCCGTTCTTGTAGGTGTTCTAGGCGACTTCCATTTTCAGGCTCTCGGGATTTACACGCGGGAAAAGAAGCTGCTCCACGGCTACTACATGTATGAAGTGACAATGCAGCCCGCTGGCGGTACGTTCAGAGCAGGGCCGAGCGGCCGTGGGGCCGAGGGTGTGCTGCCTCAGCAGGCGTGGAGTTGATGTTTCCTGGCAGCCACATCAGCCCTGTCAAGGTGTCCGTTTAGAGGAgtgtgttatttcttgtcttaatTTTCCACACGACCAATTTTTTCCTTTCCCGTTTTCCCAGAAGAAGTAGCTCAAAGTCGGTTAAAAGACCTTCTGAGGTTCACTTTGCATTTATCGGAATGTAAAGCCCCGTGTCTGATTTCAGACGGCCCAGATGAAAGGGGAGGGACCTTGAAGAAGCGGAGAGCTGGTGGGAAGGACGGAGTCGTGGGCCGGCCCACGTTCGTTGTGAGGCCTGCCCGCTGTGGGCAGAGGCCGCGGGCCCAGGAGTAGGGGGAGAAGCCAAATCTGAGACGCGCACCGCAGCCTGGCTCTCAGACGGAGGGGTGCTGGCGGGGCTGTGGGGTGAGCTGACTTCCCCCTAGCCCTTGGAGAACCTCCTTTGGAAACATTCAAGTGTAGGGATCATGTTACTTTAAATTACGGTGATCTCGTCCTTGGTTTATCATTAAAGGATGGTGGTAGTAAAATGATGTTCTCAGACGGAAGAGCCACTGAGCCCTAGAACCCTAGCAGGAACCTCCGTGTGGGAGGCATTTCTGTGACCCAGCTCTGAAGCTGGGAGCTTCCCCGGGAGCACGTTCACGCTGGCCGGCGGCCCTTCGTGTCTGGCCAGTGCTAGGGTGATGGGAGGGGAAGGGACGAGCCAGGCAGGCCCACCCAGCGCCCGGCGCCGCGCTGGAGGGTAGTGAGCCGGTCGTTTTCCCCCCAGGGTTCGAGGAGGCGGCCAGCGAGGAGTTGGAGCCTGAAGAGGAGGCGGTGGCGGAGAGTGCGAGCGAGGAGGACAGTGAGGCGCTGGACGTGGTGTCCAGCGAGGAGCTCGACCTCTTTAGTGACGACGAGCCCAGCGAGGGCGCTAGCCTGGGCGGGGGCGAGCCCCCCAGTGAGGACTTGGAGTTCATCTCCAGTGAGGACGAGGCCAGCCCGGGGGACCCGGAGGAGCTCCTCGAGGAGTGTGAGGAGCTGCTCAGTGAGGACAGCGGGCCTGAGCCCGAGGCCCTGCCGCTGCCCCGTGGGCAGCCTGCTGAGCAGAGCCTCTAGAATAAAGAGTTTGTACCACCTGTGCCTGACGGCTCCCTGCGGCCCCGAGGGCACTGGGGGCTTGGGAGGGGCAGCGGACCCGAGGCCGGTGGTCTCCCGCTGCTCTGGCCGCTTCATACGGCTGCTGTGTCTTCGCATGGGGTCTTCTCTGCACGTCTGCGTGTCCCTCCTTACGTGGACAGGAGTGACGCGGGACGGGGGCCTGCTTGTCTGCAGTGGCCCTGCCTCCTGCCCGAGGTCAGGGTCGCGGGCCATCGTTGGGGGCCCTGTGCATCCTGTGGTGTGTATACAGTCATCTGCTCAGCTTGGAGGCAGCATGGTTTGGAAGCAGGCACTGGTGAAGTTGTGCTGCTGAGAGAAGCCACAAGTGGGAAAGCGTAGCCTGTGGCTGTGGAGGTAGGGCAGGTGTGATGACCCCTCCCGGGGGGGGcactcccctgtggctcagtgacTGCGAAGGCCCTGTTGAGCCCCTCTTTCcttgggggaggggtgctggCCTGGCCCGGCCCATCAGTGGCTGGGACCTCCTGGGGGTGGAGCTGCCGTTTCAGGACAGTTCTGTGCGGGTCGGTGCTGGGCAGATGAGCCTTGTGGTCCTGCTGCCTCTGCCCTTGACAGGGAGAGGAAAGGCTTCCGAAAAGGCCACTCTCAGAGTTGTTTTCTGGGTCACGAGAGCAGTGTCCGGGCCCCAGGCTTTGTATGATCTCCCTGGGAATCCAGAGTTGGTTTTGAGACTTTAATGGCCTTCCTGGCTCCCCCATGGCGGAGCTTCCCGAGTCCATGCAGGAGTCCAGGTAGGACTCCTTCCTCCTGGCACAGTGGTCCCTGTGGCTGAGGGTGGTGGGCTGTCCTGCCCGTAGGTTGGGGGAGGGCGGCTCCCTCACAGGTCCTTGGCGAGGGGTAGAGTTGCAGGTACCCCGGCCTCCGTTGCGACTGAAATAGGGGGTTTGGATCCCTAGTGTGTGCTTGGCATCCTTGGCTTGGATGGGTTTTTGTAACTGTTGGAAAATACAGTGTTCCAACTAGACCTGTAGCGTAACTAGAAACTAGGTTTTGTAATAAGCTGTGTGCACAGCTGAAAGCATGATGTTCATTTGGGGAGTGTCAGTTCCGGGGCTGCCGTGCACTGCCAGGCACCACCCCGATGCCGGGTCAGCCGTGGAGAAGCGCCCCGAAGCCCTCCTGCCAGGGTCCCAGCCGTGGGTCACCCATGGCTGTTTCTGAGTCACTTAGGTTtgtttatttcagattcttttcaaatatgttgttttctgcttctgaatatgtGAGAAGAAAACGTTATGAACTTTGAGTTGTTGCGAAGGAGTGTTCTGATCTTGGCTTGTGGCGTTGGGGTTAGTGCAGATGGGGTGATCGCACTGGAGTGTGTCTGCTGTCTTGGCCTTTGAGTTTCACGTGGCGCTCTTTGCTCAGGGTTGCTGTGGCTCAGCATTGAGACTAGTGGAGTGGCctcttttctttgtttgaaaTGCTCAGGATGCTTGTTAAGAGTTTGTGgtgttttcctttgttgtgcagttgtgtgtgtgtgtgtgtgtgtgtggcctgggGACTGGGTGGTGAGCTCCGTGAGGACAGGACCTGCGAGCCTTCGCTGAGTGCTCTCGGTCAGGCCCTTAGCTCTGCTCCTGGGGGCATGTATGGCTCtaaacatttttcagttttttccttaaGTCTTCTTACATGTATGTACTTGTGTAAACATTTGGAACAcgttttgtgttattttttcatAGCATTCGGTTAATGTATTTTTTGTCATAAGTGTGACATTATTACTTAGGTGTTTTGCAAGCATCACCTTAGTGGATTTGGTTTGGTGTTTCTGAGAAGAGCAGGACCGTGTAAGATTGCAGAGGAGTGTTTATCCAGGACACCTGGAACAGGGACCCAGAAGAGTTAAGTCTTTGTTAACTTAACAGGCTGGACATGGGCCTGTTTCCGTGTGTCTGCATCCCATGATGCAGCGTTGTTGCAGGAAAGGACCTGGCTGAACACACGTGCGCCGTGACCAGGGAGGTGGCTCTGACAGACTTGTAAATTCTGTGTTTAGGGTCTCCCGAGAGACAGACCCAGCAGGGTgtgcctccctctctctgtcagAAGTTCAGCGTGATCATGGGCTTGTTTGATCACGGACACACACCTGCCAGATCTGCAGGCCCATGTCCCGGTCTGACTCCAGAGGCCATCAGGCTGAAGAGCCAGCAGCATTCCAGGTCAGAGGCTGGCGGCCGGGAGAAGGCTCTCATGTTGTGGGAAGCGTTGGCCTTGTGGTCTGCTCAGCCCATGTGTGATGGGAGGGCCCATTCACACTGGGATGGCAGTCTGCTCCACGCGGCCGGCTGATCCACACATTCCTCTCATCCGAGAACACCTTTGAGGCGGCCCCTTCACTGGACACAGAATTTGTCAACTCCTTGACATCTACATGCGCCATCTCCTTCAACCATAATTCATCTCCAGCAGACCGTGGCAAGATCATAATTGAGCCAAACTTGATAAGAAGCGTGCGTGTCGTGGAGAACACGCTGATTTTCCCAAGTAGGAGGTGAGGTCCGGGCGCCAACCTCTCCTGGCGGGGCCCTGCTGAGACTCTGACAGAGCCGCGTTTGCTGTGCTGTGGCAGGGTGTAAGCGGGCAGGAAGACACAGCTGTGTGCGTAGTATGAGCATGTGCGCAGCGGCCCAGATCGCAGCGGCAGGCTGCGGCTCCCGACAGGACTGTGCCCTCACCCGCGGCAGTGCCGCGGCTGGCGGGCCGGTTCTGGGCGCCACGGGGAGTGACGTCGAACAGGTCCTTGACAGCGTGTTCAGTTACGTTGTGTCTGATTCAAATTTACTTACAAGATACATGCAGTTTTTACCCCTTTTACCCTCAAAAATAATAACCATACAGACTGAACATGAGAATTGGGAAAACGTAAATGAGGTAAAAGGACGGAGCGGGACCATCCTGCGTCTTGTCACCAGTTGAAAGCCCGCTGTGAGTGCTTTTCAGATGTTAGAGTGGCGATGTGTGCTTTTTCTAAAGCTTAAACCTGATGACCCTTCAGAAACCTTCATTTAACATGCTCTCCATTTGTATATGGGAAAATTACGTAATTAGgtaattttcagttttcactaTAAAAGCTTGGGGGCCCTGTAGTAAGTTATTTCCGTGTCTGATGAGTTGATGTCCATGAAGTAGATTGAATTGCTGGATGAGAGCGTCTATTAATTAACTATTGTCTTAAGCTTGGAGGCTGAGGGTTGTGAAGGCTTATgacgtgctcagtcacgtccgcttcttttgtgaccccatgaactgtagtccgccaggctcctctgtccatgggaattgccatggagaagaatactggagtgggtttccattttctcctccagaggatcttcctgacccagggatcaaacccacatctcctccgttggcaggcagattctttaccactgagttgcctgggaagcccacaagctCCGTGCCACCTCTTCTCCACACCTGGAGTGCTGGCCTCAGCGTGGCTCCCGCTCACACATCATCATCacgactttttaaaaaaacttgtttTTAGTGTCACCATGACTTACAGATGAGCCTTTTCATTTTTCGGGTTAACTGTTTTGACTTTAATATCTGAAATTACACGTTCAAATTCGGTGGCTACTGGAATTGTAAAAATCCATATTTAGGCTGTATAATAGAAACGCGTGCAAGgtaaaagacttcaaaaatgaaggaatacaagaaaacaaaaaaacgtAACTGAAAACCCAACTGGCCTTATTCTTATAATGTTACTCAACTATGTTTTGAAGTAGCTTCTGAAGAAGGTGATTTTATAATTACAAAAGTTCATTTAGCTTCATGTaaacaaattaaaaccatttAATGGTGGTATCAAATAGACACTGGTTTAAGTTGGTCCCAGGAGTTTTGTTAAGAGTCTTTGAAGGTTTCAGTTGCTGTATGAGCCTTAAATTGTAACTAAACGAATGGTTAGGGCAGTAATGAAAGGAGCGCTGCAGGAGGACGCAGACTGTGATTGTTGTAAACTCGGGACCCGCGGAGACCGTGGCTTAGGAGCTCTCGCAAGGGCAGTGAGTGTCTGAGGCTGCCCACGTGGCTCTTGTTGAGAGTGTGACCACACCGAGTCAGACTGCACTCGCCACGTCTGTGCCCTGACCTGGTGGCTGTGACAGGCGTGTAATGACCTGATGTCTTGTGACTGGATGGACGGAAAGCGTGTCCGTGTCGCCGTGTAGACCCCTGATGAGGATGAGGTGAAAAGCAACTTAATAGAACACTTGGATTTTGTGTGAACAGGATGAAGTCTCTCTAGAGATTTCTAAAACGTTTTAACTTTAAAGTTTATGATTAAACTTTGTATTTATACTTCTAAATATGGTAATAACGGCACTGATAGCCATGTTCACAAAGGAGCTGATAGAAGCGACTTTCTGCAGCTTGAGTCTCACATGGCGGCACTTACCGTGGAACGCGGGGCCTGCGGCTCAGAAGCAGCAGCCCCGGGGCCTGTCCTGCCGACGGCAGCACCTGCCTCCCAGCGCTGCCCGGGCCCCGGCTCCCCATGGGGCTGCTGGAGCGGTGTCTGCCTTGGGCTGGTTCCTGTTCggtccccctccctctcctaccTTCTTTCTAGGTC is a genomic window containing:
- the DNAJB6 gene encoding dnaJ homolog subfamily B member 6 isoform X4, translated to MVDYYEVLGVQRHASAEDIKKAYRKLALKWHPDKNPENKEEAERKFKQVAEAYEVLSDAKKRDIYDRYGKEGLNGGGGGGSHFDSPFEFGFTFRNPDDVFREFFGGRDPFSFDFFGVLGDFHFQALGIYTREKKLLHGYYMYEVTMQPAGGFEEAASEELEPEEEAVAESASEEDSEALDVVSSEELDLFSDDEPSEGASLGGGEPPSEDLEFISSEDEASPGDPEELLEECEELLSEDSGPEPEALPLPRGQPAEQSL